Within the Medicago truncatula cultivar Jemalong A17 chromosome 4, MtrunA17r5.0-ANR, whole genome shotgun sequence genome, the region GGCAAACTTTCATTtaccaaatcattttcattttttttgaccTTCTTTGAATTTCAAGATGTTAATAATCacaaaattttacaattttggaCTGTGTTTCCCCCGTTTACTCAAAGATGATGATGTGGAGTGGAGGTCTAcatgcatacatacatacatagatCTTTGAGTCACAAATGATAATCCACGTAGTCAAAATTCTGAGGCCAAAAATCTAGGTTGAAATTCCCACTTAAACCGTGTCCAATCTTTCTTCATtccaattcaatttcaatttctctcatttttcatAACATTCCCTTCCATTCCTCTTCCCACTTTCCCAAGCTTTCAAGTTtacatttttcaattaatacCACAAATCCCCAATTTCAAAGTATTAATTCAATTCATTCATGTTGTTTAAGCTTAATCATATCCATTGTAATGACCCTTTGttcattctcttctcttctatccATATCCATTCATGATTCTTCAACAAGCTTCTCCTACTTTTCACTTCTCTCTTTGTCCCTGCAACAACAATTATGCTTCCAATTCTCTTCTTTCCTTTCCCCTTTCCAAAACCATGAAAAAGCGCTTATTTTCAAATCACTACTCATATCGCAAATTCCGTAGAAAAAAATGGACCCTTTATTCCTCTTCTATTCAAAAACAATCTGCAACTACTTCCAATCCCAAATTCGCTAATTCTTCTAAAAGGGGTGcgaaaagttttgtttttgatggcagaatttcaaattcaaatgatgAACTTGAAGTTGAAGGTGGTGAAGTTGAATTAAGGGATTCGCAGGTTCAATTGGGTTCAAATTTTACTACTTTTCAAGAGGATCCAATTGTGGATAAGCTTAGAACTCAGTTGGGTGTGATTCACCCGATTCCATCGCCTCCTATTAACCGACACGTTGCtggtttgtttgtgttttttttctttgttggtgttgtttttgataaattatGGACTTTTAGAAGAAGGAGGAACAAAGTTAGTAGTGAAGATAGTTTTCGCGGTGTGTGGCCGCAGGTTCCTACTAGTTTTTCGTTGTTTTTGGAGAAGGATTTGCAGAGGAAAGAGTCAGTTGAATGGGTGAACATGGTGTTAGGGAAGTTGTGGAAGGTTTATAGAGGTGGACTTGAGAATTGGATTATTGGGTTACTTCAACCTGttattgatgatttgaagaagccTGATTATGTTGAAAGAGTTGAGATTAAGCAATTCTCATTAGGGGATGAACCTTTGTCTGTTAGGAATGTTGAACGTAGGACTTCCCGCCGTGTCAATGATTTACAGTATGTTTTGCTTCTCTCTTGTGCTTTGTTGAATTGTATATTATTGTATGTGTAACTGTTGACTTGATTGATTGCTATATGTTAtgcttttcttctttgtttaatGTTGTCTGCTGAAAAGGGTTCTTTTTTTCAATGAAGTCATTTTCAAACTgaggtttttcatttttatatatgctCCTTGGAACAGTACTCATCAAATTCTCATCCAGGGCTGTTTTAGTTAATGTAATGAAAATTTTACAATGATGAGAAGACAATGACATGGTGTTTCCCGCTTGGTATTTCACTTTTTTGTGGCACAAGGCAAGGGAATAGACTCGCTGTTGGTGTGTTTTGGTGGACATATCATAGCTTAAGTTAAATGTTTTGTTGGCtataaaatattgaaagaaaaaaagatctTTTTGCTTAGTATGCTTCATTTGCACAATTGATAtcttcttaacttttttttatcatatcttTTGTAGAAAGGGTCAGTTTTGGATTTTGGACCATTTTTAGTAATTGTATTTCTGGATTTATATTCCTGAGGTCCAAGGCTATTATGTTATTTAGGTTTTTATTATCATATGCTTAATATAAGAAATTTATTTCCCTTGGTTTTATCTAGGTACCAGATAGGCCTTAGGTATACTGGAGGTGCTCGCATGCTGTTAAGTCTTTCTCTTAAATTTGGCATTATTCCGATTGTTGTACCTGTTGGTGTTCGAGATTTTGACATTGATGGTGAACTTTgggtaaaattgagattaatacCAACAGCTCCTTGGGTCGGAGCTGCTTCATGGGCTTTTGTTTCACTTCCAAAGATCAAGTTTGAACTGTCTCCATTTCGTTTGTTCAACTTAATGGGTATGTCAAATGTTTTtaaatcttagaaattctaTTCCTCTTTTACTTAGATCTGAGTGCTTCTGTAAGCAATTCAACTATGTTGCATTTAAATTTAtctagtttttttaattttagtggaGTGGTTGTGGAAATGGTAACACTCTTGATCACTTAGTTGTAGAAGCTCTAATACAATATGATGAAACAACTCTCCCAAAATATTGGGTCAAGACTTGTGGATTGTTTCGTATTTAATATAGTGTATTTTCCATCtggtattttaattttgataatagagttttttttttttataggtcaAAGAAACATATGTTACATATCATTGCCTTGcatttaaaatacatatttttgaagAATATCGAATTTATTGTTGCTGACATTTctgtttgtttcttcttttgtgCATCATTGGGCATGGTCAGCAATTCCAGTTCTCTCGATGTaagtttcatttttcttttttactattattgCATTTGATGCTTGTGAATCCGTATGTATGTGTGCACTTATGTAAATGCATATTTAAAATGGTACTAGTATTATTTATAATGTATTATTAGAACATGCATTCGATGCTAATGCTACTAATTATATAAATTAGAAAGTAACTGCACTTTGGAAACTTTTGTTACTCCagattaaatatttattgtgtTAATCGTAAATGGCTATacactattttaaattttagaagtTGAGTTTTCCTTGTTTCTCTTCATCGTTATGGATTATCTCTAGATTGGCTGTGGAAATTGGTTCTTTTCCTGCACTAACTGTAATGTAATTATTCTGGCCTTTCTCTTGTAGGTTTTTGACCAAACTTCTTACAGTAGATTTACCTAGACTATTTGTACGGCCaaacaaaattgttttggattttgagaaGGGAAAAGCTGTTGGTCCCGTCACTGTTGGTCCTGTCGTTGATGGTGTTAAATCTGGAGAAATGCAAGAAGGAAACATGGATTCTGTTGGTGAACTCTCCGTCACTCTTGTGGATGCTCGAAAGCttccttatttttttggtaaaatctaTTGTCTTGTATTTGCTTTTAAGTAAAttactgcttttttttttgttggattattAGTACTAGATTGGGACTTTCTTTGCTATTTAATAGATTTTCTTTTTGTAGTACTCTAATATTATTTGGTTCACAAgaacttctttttcttctttatatatCAGTATCGATAAACATGGTAGACTCCAAGGTAGTCAGTCTTCAGATGTTAGACTAAAGTTGTATGATTTAATCGtgattgattttttcttttgtacatTATTAATTCATGTGAAGATAAAAGTGTAGCATGAATATTCTCTATAGAAGAGGCAGGAGAAaggaaaaaggggaaaaagtcTAAACTTATAGTTGCATGCTTAGAAGAACTGCTACCTTGAGTAATTTCTCTTCGTTTTGTaatgatttgtttgtttttattggattctaaatcataaataaaacataGTTTTGGTCTTATCTTTGTTTTGTACCCCATTTCGtcttatatttgttttctttgatgacCAGTTTCAGTATTCACAAGAATACCAGTTAGGAAATAATGTGAAATGTGTTGCATTATCTGCcctactcaatttttttaatttgctgTTTTTCCAGGCAAGACAGATCCATATGTTATTCTTAGCCTTGGAGATCAAACCATACGCAGCAAAAAGAACAGTCAAACTACTGTCATTGGCGCCCCTGGAATGCCAATTTGGAATCAggtgttgtttttgaatttccTGATTCATCTTTGTATATACTATTTCCATATTTTTCGTTGTATTCACATGTTCTAGCACCACAGGATTTCCATATGCTTGTTTCCAACCCTAAAAAGCAGAAGTTAAGTATCCAAGTTAAGGACGCTCTGGGATTTGCAGATTTGACCATTGGTACTGGAGAGGTATGTATTATGCGTGCAATATCAAAAGTATTTGGGTTTCGGTGATGTTTTATTTCTTGTGTTCTCTACTTGTTAGTTAATACTTCATTCACAGTCTACGTGCATAGATAATACACTTAGTTtttctctccttttcttttgCTGCTTAGTGTCTTGTCTGTGTATGGTCCATAATGCTGCATTCTAATTgcttaattttaatatctataacatgtattttttggccaatttttcaaatattttctcaTTAAAAGTCTGGTTTGATGTCTTGTGTCTGACTCATTATTATTGCATGTGGAATCCTTGTCTTAAGCAAAGATGTGCTCAGCAGGTTCTCCCTTCCTCCTCTGTTGCTGATTAGCTGTGTTTTCCTTATGAATTGAACAGTGTTAAGCAGAATGAGCCTCACCAGAATTGGTGATCTTAGATGAGTTATATTATTGgtggtttttaaaaatatagatgCTTAAATTATTTAATCTTATGGAGAATTCTTTGAAGATTTATTGTATGCCACTAAACTGAATGCTTTGGAGTGTATCGGGCATGGTTTTGGACTGTATCGAGTATGAATACGGCttcttctaattttttcttttgcttagTCGCTGAAAGAACTGTAGCCTTTAAAAATAAGAAGCCCAAAGGTAGAATCGTTAGGCCTCAAACTGAGATTTGTTCTAGAAGAATTAAGGGATGGAGCATGCCTGTGGGGAAGGAAGATATATGAGAGAATATTTTCTGGCGCGTGCTGGGAACAACGGTATAGACAGCTTTCAATGTGTAAATAAAGGGGTCCTAGTAGGGAAAAGGTTGGATGTTCATGGGAAGGGTGCAGGGGTTTCGGTAGGGAAGAGAGTGGAAGAGAGTTTTGTGGTGATGTTGGTGGGCCATTGGCTTGGGTGGAGATTGCTTGTTGCAGTCTGAGTATCATTCCTTCTTTTATCCTTTTGCCATTAAATTTGTGTTCTTCTGTTATAAGGAGTTGAGCTCCCTTTTTGCTGCATAACTTTTCGAGAGATTTTTAGTTCCCATCAAAGAGAGTAGTTGACAATAACATGCTGGGATTTTTAGCAACCATGTTAACTTTTTTCATGCCATTTAGATGCAGTGTAGTCTTAAAAAATACCACACTTTTCGACCATGtgaacttatttatttttacgcGATGTTGTAAGTAGTTATTGCAATGTAAATATTATCTTCCCAATCCCTTGCATCAAAGTAGTGATGTTTGCTACTATTGTTGTTATTTATgattataaaatttgttattGAGATTTGTTGTTTGCAATTGATTAAGAATGGAGCTATTTTTTCCTGTGTGTATGTTTCTTATCTGACAATGTTTTCAGGTTGATTTGGGATCTCTTCAAGACACTGTACCAACAGACAGAATTGTTGCTTTACAAGGGGGTTGGGTTTTTTTACGAAAGGGCTCGTCTGGGGAGATATTGCTTAGGCTAACATATAAAGCATATGTGGAGGATGAGGAAGATGACAAGACTGAGGAGGATTCCATTGATATAGATGTTTCAGACGATGAGTTGTCTGATACAGAAGAAGCAAATGTCACTGATAAGATGGGCGTAAGAGAATCTGCGTACCCAACAGATAAAGAATCATTTATGGATGTTTTGGCTGCAATAATTGTTAGCGAGGAATTCCAAGGGATAGTAGCATCTGAAACAGGGTTTACCAAAGGTTTGGATAATGGCTCAAATACAGGGTCTAAAGCATCAAAATC harbors:
- the LOC25492835 gene encoding tricalbin-3; this encodes MILQQASPTFHFSLCPCNNNYASNSLLSFPLSKTMKKRLFSNHYSYRKFRRKKWTLYSSSIQKQSATTSNPKFANSSKRGAKSFVFDGRISNSNDELEVEGGEVELRDSQVQLGSNFTTFQEDPIVDKLRTQLGVIHPIPSPPINRHVAGLFVFFFFVGVVFDKLWTFRRRRNKVSSEDSFRGVWPQVPTSFSLFLEKDLQRKESVEWVNMVLGKLWKVYRGGLENWIIGLLQPVIDDLKKPDYVERVEIKQFSLGDEPLSVRNVERRTSRRVNDLQYQIGLRYTGGARMLLSLSLKFGIIPIVVPVGVRDFDIDGELWVKLRLIPTAPWVGAASWAFVSLPKIKFELSPFRLFNLMAIPVLSMFLTKLLTVDLPRLFVRPNKIVLDFEKGKAVGPVTVGPVVDGVKSGEMQEGNMDSVGELSVTLVDARKLPYFFGKTDPYVILSLGDQTIRSKKNSQTTVIGAPGMPIWNQDFHMLVSNPKKQKLSIQVKDALGFADLTIGTGEVDLGSLQDTVPTDRIVALQGGWVFLRKGSSGEILLRLTYKAYVEDEEDDKTEEDSIDIDVSDDELSDTEEANVTDKMGVRESAYPTDKESFMDVLAAIIVSEEFQGIVASETGFTKGLDNGSNTGSKASKSPVANAESIPPSADNSEGSSGGSALFWLAVITSIAVLIAVNISGSSIFNP